A region of the Myxococcales bacterium genome:
TGGACCTGTTCCGCGACCTGAAGGGAACCCTTCAGCATTGGGTGGATCTTTATCACGCGTGGGTCTATCTGATTCTGTTCGTCATCCTATTCTGCGAAACCGGTTTGGTCGTGACGCCGTTTCTGCCGGGCGATTCGCTGCTTTTTGCGGCGGGTACCTTCACGATCGGCACGCTGGAACAGCCGGCCGAGTTGAAACTGCTTTACTTGATTCTGTTGCTTTCGGCGGCGGCGGTGTTGGGCGACGCGGTCAATTTCGCGGCCGGTTTCCGAATCGGCCCGAAGGTGTTCACCCGCGAGGATTCCTTCTGGCTCAATAAAAAGCATTTGCTGCAGGCGCAGTCGTTTTACGAGAAATACGGCGGCAAGACGATCATCCTGGCGCGGTTCGTGCCGATCGTGCGCACCTTCGCGCCGTTCGTCGCCGGCATCGGCAAGATGACCTACGTCCGTTTCGCCTCCTTCAACGTGATCGGCGGCGTGGCCTGGGTGACCATCTGCTTGACCGGCGGCCGTTTTTTCGGCGGCTTGCCGTTCGTGCAAAAACACTTCGAATTGGTGCTGGTGACCATCGTCTTGATTTCGGTCATGCCTGCGGTGATCGAATACCTGCGCGAGCGGAGCAAGAACAAAGCCGCCGCGGCCTAATTCGCCGGATTGCCCAACAATGGCATAGATAGGAGTAAAGCCCTTTTTTTAGGCCTTTTTCGATATTTTTTTTCGGCATTTATCCGTCGTTTATTGACTTTATTCTGATCGTTGTCATATATTTAAACGTTTTTGGGGAGGGCGATGGAGAAATCGCCCAATGAGAAAAATTTTCTTCTTCCGCCTGCTCGATTTTCTTCTCCTGTTCAGTCTGTTGCTCCTCTGTTTTGCTTTTTTCGGTTGCGAGGTGAGTGGCTCAAATGCCGATCTTGTCCGCGGCGCCGCGACCGGTGGCAATGCCGACGATCACCAGAACGAGGTGAATGCCGGCGACTCCGGGAACGGCGCGGATGACGACGATGACCCGGGGAACGACCACTCAAACTATTGCCGCGTCAAGAACGTTTCGATTCAGGCGATCCCCGAGGGAAACCCGCTGGCGCGGCGGATGCTGGTGGCTACCGATAACGATTGCGAAATTTCGGGCCGAGTGGTCAGCGACGAATTGCCGGGCGAAGGTCTGAGTTCGCCGGCGGTTTCAAATTCCGGCACGAGTCACTCCTTCTGGTTTTTTGGTCTGGCCGAGAAGACGACTTACTGGTACGAATTCTTTTCACCCACCGATCCGGACACCGTGTTGGCCCGCGGTCGGTTCAACGTTCCATCCTTGCCCGAAGCCGTGCTTCGGCCGACGAATGTCAAGGTGACGCGCCAGGCGACGAGCGACACCTGGGTGGCGATCACCTTGCCTTACCATGATGGTTACGCGGCTTTGGAAATCCTGGATCGGGAAGGCCGGATTCGCTTCTTTCACCCGATACAGATGCCGTATCCCGTCATCAGCATCACCAATCTGCTCTCGTCCGTCGCCGACGACCGCCTGGTCATCACGAACCGGAACACGCTGCTTTTAATCGACCGGGAAGGAAACGAGGAAGCGTTCGCCACGCAATTGAATTCTCCGCTTTACGTTCCGCTGCACCACCAATCCTTCCTGGCCGACGACCTGAGTTGGGGTTTGATCCTCTTCAACCGCCCGCAATCCGGGTGGGATTGTTCGCTGGAGTCTCCTTCCGACAACGTGATCACCGACGGCGTGGCCGAAATCGACCAAAACGGCAATGAAGTCTGGCGGTGGTCGGTTGCCGATCATCCCGACGAAATTCCGCTGGACGTGCCCGGCGAATTCTGCATGGAAA
Encoded here:
- a CDS encoding DedA family protein produces the protein MEYLNLFLDLFRDLKGTLQHWVDLYHAWVYLILFVILFCETGLVVTPFLPGDSLLFAAGTFTIGTLEQPAELKLLYLILLLSAAAVLGDAVNFAAGFRIGPKVFTREDSFWLNKKHLLQAQSFYEKYGGKTIILARFVPIVRTFAPFVAGIGKMTYVRFASFNVIGGVAWVTICLTGGRFFGGLPFVQKHFELVLVTIVLISVMPAVIEYLRERSKNKAAAA